Proteins from a single region of Scleropages formosus chromosome 22, fSclFor1.1, whole genome shotgun sequence:
- the pan2 gene encoding PAN2-PAN3 deadenylation complex catalytic subunit PAN2 has product MMNFEGLDPGMGDFSPALHGTLEPGLEPPLDPRLDPALLQGVDLDPDGLTVSVPESVHLLEGMFSELHSVVAEVGIPVTAAHFDLQEELLWMGNHRGHASSFFGTTMGRYSSFQVHATDDVRNIQSLETGVLFLTKNNLKGLTRGGLIMFDYPMEESADMHSLLLTDNNTLLMGGLQNYVCEVDLNTVQETQRFTVEVPGVAIMRQSNRSFFCGHTSGKVSLRDPRTFKLEQQFDAFSGSLSDFDVHGNLLVACGFSSRGLNGLACDRFLMVYDLRMMRAVTPLQVHVDPLFLRFIPTYTSRLVIISQTGQCQFCEPTGLANLADIFHVNTVGQLLMSFDVSSSKQALVFGDSGGCVHLWSDAPEVSFNGYSRDTDFALPCMVDSMPHLDWNHDLLPLSLIPMPLTSTEPLLSDWLTALASPSPRRAPAVDPEILRTMKTVGFIGYAPNPRTRLRNQVPYKVKEAELEYDSYNQVPESPLGRDEEPHLHMVPKKYRKVTIKYSKLGLEDFDFKHYNKTLFAGLEPHIPNAYCNCMIQVLYFLEPIRCLVQNHLCQKEFCLACELGFLFHMLDLSRGDPCQASNFLRAFRTIPEASALGLILADSDEQTGKARLGRLIQSWNRFILTQLHQETQEQEGPQAYRGLSSSSFGSSGESVIGRLFGCEVENSSMCRCSKETVRSSLTLLFTLHYPEQSMMDKMIKEYDFAEILKKSICLEQNTQAWCEKCEKYQPTVQTRNIRCLPDVLVINCEVNSVKEAEFWKAQAEYAFNKALRKEEMEPPKPKESTPSEWCVEDELCSAKGFSFGTSIEDLRHMWIPLSLKMSISKSQGLEVSNWKETDELSPTEETAGAVIYDLVATVSHLLDSRTGGNLVAHIKVGETYHQRKEGVTHQQWYLFNDFLIEPIDKAEAAQFDVNWKVPAILYYAKRNYHSKYDLRIKNPIEASVLLAEASLARKQRKSHATFIPLMVSEMPQAGDLVGLDAEFVTLNQEEAELHSDGTKSTIKPSQMSVARITCVRGQGPNEGVPFIDDYISTQEQVVDYLTQYSGIKPGDLDAKISSKHLTTLKSTYLKLRFLIDTGVRFVGHGLQKDFRVINLFVLKDQVIDTVHLFHMPRKRMISLRFLAWYFLDLKIQSETHDSIEDARTALQLYRKYLELTRGGGADEAHKMLKGLYEKGRKLDWKVPDGDGGEGQSSPKSADVFPVMGL; this is encoded by the exons ATGATGAATTTCGAGGGACTAGACCCAGGCATGGGTGACTTCTCGCCGGCGCTGCATggcaccctggagccaggcctggagcCCCCCCTGGACCCCCGGCTTGACCCGGCTCTGCTGCAGGGTGTGGATCTGGACCCGGATGGCCTGACCGTGTCCGTGCCCGAGTCCGTGCACCTGCTCGAGGGCATGTTCTCAGAGCTGCACAGCGTCGTGGCTGAGGTGGGCATCCCCGTCACCGCAGCCCACTTCGAcctgcaggaggagctgctgtgGATGGGCAACCACAGG GGCCATGCCAGTTCTTTTTTTGGGACCACCATGGGCCGCTACTCATCCTTCCAAGTACACGCTACAGATGACGTTAGGAACATTCAGAGCCTGGAAACGGGTGTGCTCTTCCTGACCAAGAACAATCTCAAGGGCCTCACTCGAGGAGGCCTTATAATGTTCGACTACCC GATGGAGGAATCTGCCGACATGCATAGCTTACTTCTCACCGACAACAACACGTTGCTGATGGGAGGGCTGCAGAACTACGTGTGTGAGGTTGACCTTAATACGGTGCAGGAAACGCAGAGG TTCACAGTGGAGGTCCCAGGTGTCGCTATTATGAGACAGTCCAATCGGTCTTTCTTCTGTGGACATACTTCTGGAAAG GTGTCACTGCGTGACCCGCGCACTTTTAAGCTGGAGCAGCAGTTTGACGCCTTTTCCGGCAGCCTCTCGGATTTTGACGTTCATGGCAACTTGCTGGTGGCGTGTGGGTTTTCCAGTCGTGGGCTAAATGGGCTGGCGTGTGACCGATTTCTCATGGTGTATGACCTGCGCATGATGCGTGCCGTCACACCACTGCAGGTCCATGTGGACCCTCTTTTCCTGCGCTTCATCCCCACCTACACCTCCCGTCTGGTCATCATCTCCCAGACAG GGCAGTGCCAGTTTTGTGAGCCCACAGGCTTAGCAAACTTGGCTGATATTTTCCATGTGAACACTGTGGGCCAGTTGCTCATGAGCTTCGATGTGTCTTCTAGCAAGCAAGCCTTGGTGTTTGGGGACTCAGGGGGGTGTGTTCACCTGTGGTCGGATGCTCCTGAGGTCTCCTTCAATGGGTACTCTCGGGACACAGACTTCGCCTTGCCTTGCATGGTAGACTCAATGCCTCACTTGGACTGGAACCATGATCTGCTGCCACTGTCTCTCATACCAATGCCCCTGACCAGCACTGAGCCGCTTCTTTCCGATTGGCTGACCGCCCTGGCCAGTCCAAGCCCAAG ACGAGCCCCTGCTGTTGACCCTGAGATCTTGCGCACCATGAAGACAGTTGGATTCATTGGATATGCCCCCAACCCTCGTACCCGGCTGCGTAACCAA GTTCCTTATAAAGTCAAGGAAGCAGAACTAGAGTATGACAGTTATAACCAGGTACCTGAGTCTCCTCTTGGCAGAGACGAGGAGCCCCATCTCCATATGGTACCCAAGAAATACAGGAAG GTGACCATAAAGTACTCCAAACTGGGCCTGGAAGATTTTGACTTCAAGCACTACAATAAGACCTTGTTTGCTGGCCTGGAGCCACACATTCCCAATGCATACTGCAACTGCATGATTCAG GTGTTGTATTTCCTGGAGCCCATCCGCTGCCTGGTTCAGAATCACTTATGTCAGAAGGAGTTCTGTTTGGCCTGCGAGTTGGGTTTCCTCTTTCACATGTTGGACCTATCCAGGGGAGACCCCTGCCAG GCCAGTAACTTCCTCAGGGCCTTCCGGACCATCCCAGAGGCATCTGCGCTGGGGCTGATCCTGGCAGATTCAGACGAACAGACCGGCAAGGCGAGACTGGGCCGCCTGATTCAGAGTTGGAACCGCTTCATCCTGACTCAGCTGCACCAGGAGACACAGGAACAGGAAGGGCCACAGGCCTACCGAGGGCTCAGCAGCAG TTCCTTTGGGTCCTCAGGGGAGTCTGTGATTGGCCGACTGTTTGGATGTGAGGTGGAGAACAGCAGCATGTGCCGCTGCAGCAAGGAGACTGTGCGCTCTTCCCTCACGCTGCTCTTTACCCTGCATTATCCTGAGCAGAGCATGATGG ATAAAATGATAAAGGAGTATGACTTTGCAGAGatactgaagaaaagcatttgcttggaACAGAACACACAAGCGTGGTGTGAGAAATGTGAGAAGTACCAGCCCACA GTGCAAACCCGTAACATCCGCTGCCTCCCAGATGTGCTGGTCATCAACTGTGAGGTGAACAGTGTTAAGGAGGCTGAGTTCTGGAAGGCCCAGGCAGAG TATGCTTTCAATAAGGCTCTTAGAAAGGAAGAGATGGAACCACCAAAGCCAAAGGAGTCCACTCCCAGCGAGTGGTGTGTGGA GGATGAGCTGTGTAGTGCAAAAGGATTCAGCTTTGGCACTAGTATTGAGGACTTGAGGCACATGTGGATCCCCCTGAGCCTGAAGATGTCCATCAGCAAGAGCCAGGGCCTGGAGGTCTCCAACTGGAAGGAGACCGATGAG CTGAGCCCCACTGAGGAGACTGCAGGTGCTGTCATCTATGATCTGGTAGCAACGGTGTCACATCTGCTGGATTCTCGCACAGGTGGTAACTTAGTGGCCCATATCAAGGTGGGAGAGACATACCATCAGAGAAAAGAG GGAGTGACGCACCAACAGTGGTATTTGTTCAACGACTTCCTGATTGAGCCCATTGACAAG GCTGAAGCAGCTCAGTTTGATGTTAACTGGAAGGTTCCTGCCATATTGTACTATGCCAAGAGGAATTACCACTCCAAATACGACTTGCGCA TTAAGAATCCAATTGAGGCCAGCGTCCTGTTGGCAGAAGCCTCATTGGCACGGAAGCAGAGGAAGAGTCATGCCACTTTCATTCCGCTCATGGTCAGCGAGATGCCTCAGGCTGGGGACCTGGTGGGGTTGGATGCTGAATTTGTCACTCTCAACCAG GAAGAAGCAGAACTGCACAGTGATGGCACAAAGTCCACCATAAAGCCTAGTCAGATGTCCGTAGCTCGCATCACCTGTGTGCGTGGCCAGGGGCCCAACGAGGGGGTGCCTTTCATTGATGATTACATCTCCACACAGGAACAG GTAGTGGATTACTTGACGCAGTACTCGGGCATCAAGCCAGGAGATCTGGATGCCAAGATCTCCTCAAAGCACTTGACTACACTCAAGTCAACATACCTCAAACTGCGCTTTCTCATTGACACTGGTGTGCGATTTGTGGGCCACGGGCTACAGAAAGACTTCCGTGTCATCAACTTATTT GTACTGAAGGACCAAGTTATTGACACAGTCCATCTGTTTCACATGCCTCGGAAGAGAATGATCTCCCTACGGTTTCTTGCTTGGTACTTTCTTG ACCTGAAGATCCAGAGCGAGACCCATGACAGCATAGAGGATGCACGTACTGCCTTGCAGCTGTACAGAAAGTACCTGGAGTTAACCCGTGGTGGTGGGGCAGACGAAGCGCACAAGATGCTGAAGGGGTTGTATGAGAAGGGCCGGAAACTGGACTGGAAGGTCCCTGACGGTGACGGTGGAGAGGGTCAGAGTAGCCCAAAGA GTGCTGATGTATTTCCTGTGATGGgattgtaa
- the dnajc14 gene encoding dnaJ homolog subfamily C member 14, with amino-acid sequence MDKCKNAAQDISRLLDDPGTQHCSGLGSDVGNGLCPSTVLMTDPDSAACQKQRDSPVSTSGIWATPVMRVETFGTLKEDWQEDEEGIVDMQRQKDLDASLEENFDVKTRKTKRLEDKVLKTGDNEERESLWKEKIDILEVASHCLETPVCQEDSSRSGFKEDGFKSRNKDEEIRHDRWEQLKSEANEEEVDIDGDRSKRSEGRRVSEMNEESGSQRSGGEKQKRGKSRNSCEQSQQSVAFSFSKPLTSSGGRHKQARRRHHHHHHHQGRSRGHMSRIAIACREFLSESLPPWCLSCFRMVVELIVLVAHQCGEAVEAGGAVVYDSGSRLLSKAKNLHAMQAGAWYLLRRMHTTGVMLVGWAVDLMRQMSTSCLSFLSKAMLLKSMFFQGLLDRLGGNGGNRWWTAFLNSCAWKCTVVFLKKVQSLFWGSNPLTSSSTSESSSGVGRCHPGKELERLLGLAHIPEDELNPFVVLGVEENATDPELKKAYRQLAVQVHPDKNKHPRAGEAFKVLRAAWDIVSNPETYRQYQLKRMAETELSRSMNEFLTKLQDDLKEAMNTMMCTKCEGKHKRFEIERDPGEARYCAECKKHHSAEEGDLWAESSMLGLRITYFSFMDGKVYDITEWAACQRISITPDTHRVPYHISFGAKNSNSTRHRSPSEHYSGPHSPADLQDFFNRIFQGGPPSSMTANAGFFPSASRPHRPAGSGSNFFSSPPPQPGFFTPGGQWAESGEPRTDGSKPVRRRKKIRKPFQR; translated from the exons ATGGATAAGTGTAAAAATGCTGCCCAGGACATTTCCAGATTGCTAGATGACCCAGGCACTCAGCACTGTAGTGGCCTTGGGAGTGACGTAGGAAATGGCCTGTGTCCCAGCACTGTGCTCATGACAGATCCCGACTCTGCTGCCTGCCAGAAGCAGAGGGACAGTCCAGTGAGCACCAGCGGGATATGGGCCACACCAGTTATGAGAGTGGAGACTTTTGGGACCTTAAAGGAGGACTGGCAAGAGGATGAAGAGGGGATAGTTGACATGCAGAGACAGAAAGACCTGGATGCCTCTTTGGAAGAGAACTTCGAtgtgaaaacaagaaaaacaaagagactTGAAGACAAGGTCTTGAAAACTGGGGACAATGAGGAGAGGGAATCATTGTGGAAGGAGAAAATAGACATTCTTGAAGTAGCCAGCCATTGCCTGGAGACCCCTGTTTGTCAGGAAGATTCAAGTAGATCTGGGTTTAAGGAAGATGGctttaaaagcagaaacaaagatGAGGAGATCAGACATGATAGGTGGGAACAGCTGAAGAGTGAGGCAAATGAGGAGGAAGTAGATATAGATGGAGATAGATCAAAACGAAGCGAAGGTAGAAGGGTTTCGGAGATGAATGAAGAatcagggtcacagaggtccgGAGGAGAGAAGCAGAAGAGAGGCAAAAGCAGAAACAGTTGCGAGCAGAGCCAGCAATCAGTGGCTTTCTCTTTCTCAAAACCTCTGACTTCTTCTGGGGGGAGACATAAGCAGGCTAGGAGGcgacaccaccaccatcaccaccaccagggGAGATCCAGGGGACATATGAGTAGGATAGCAATTGCATGCCGTGAGTTCCTATCAGAATCACTGCCTCCTTGGTGCCTGTCCTGCTTCCGAATGGTCGTGGAGCTCATCGTTCTGGTGGCTCATCAGTGTGGGGAGGCGGtcgaggctggaggggcagtGGTTTATGACTCTGGCTCTCGGCTTCTTAGCAAAGCCAAAAACCTGCATGCTATGCAGGCAGGGGCCTGGTATCTGCTAAGAAGGATGCACACCACAGGAGTGATGCTGGTGGGGTGGGCCGTAGATTTGATGAGGCAAATGTCTACCTCCTGTCTCAGTTTCCTTTCCAAGGCTATGCTGCTGAAATCTATGTTCTTCCAAGGCCTGCTGGACAGACTAGGAGGAAATGGAGGCAACAGGTGGTGGACTGCATTTTTAAACTCCTGTGCTTGGAAGTGCACTGTGGTTTTCTTGAAGAAAGTACAGTCTTTGTTTTGGGGAAGCAATCCCCTGACTTCCAGCTCCACTTCTGAGTCCAGCAGTGGTGTGGGTAGATGTCACCCTGGAAAGGAGCTGGAAAGACTCCTGGGTTTAGCGCACATCCCCGAAGATGAATTAAACCCCTTTGTTGTGCTTGGAGTAGAGGAGAATGCCACAGACCCTGAGCTGAAGAAGGCCTATAGACAACTGGCTGTACAG GTTCACCCAGACAAGAACAAACACCCTCGTGCTGGAGAAGCCTTTAAGGTCTTAAGAGCTGCTTGGGACATAGTTAGTAACCCAGAAACATACAGGCAGTACCAGCT GAAACGAATGGCAGAGACGGAACTATCCAGGTCAATGAATGAGTTTCTCACCAAGCTGCAAGATGACCTGAAGGAAGCCATGAACACCATGATGTGCACTAAATGCGAGGGCAAACACAA GCGATTTGAGATCGAAAGGGACCCTGGAGAGGCTCGGTATTGTGCAGAGTGCAAAAAGCACCACAGTGCAGAGGAGGGGGACCTTTGGGCTGAATCCAGCATGCTGGGATTGCGGATCACCTATTTCTCCTTCATGGATGGGAAGGTCTATGACATCACTG AGTGGGCTGCTTGCCAGCGAATAAGCATTACTCCTGACACTCACCGTGTGCCCTACCACATCTCCTTTGGGGCAAAGAACAGCAACAGCACACGCCACAG GAGCCCATCAGAGCACTACTCTGGTCCACATTCACCTGCTGACTTACAGGACTTCTTTAATCGCATCTTCCAGGGAGGGCCTCCCAGCAGCATGACTGCCAATGCGGGATTCTTCCCCTCGGCTTCACGACCTCACCGCCCCGCAGGATCGGGCAGCAACTTTTTCTCCTCACCCCCTCCACAGCCAGGTTTTTTCACACCTGGTGGGCAGTGGGCTGAAAGTGGTGAGCCCCGGACTGACGGCTCCAAGCCTGTTCGCAGGAGAAAGAAAATTCGAAAGCCTTTCCAGCGGTGA
- the inpp1 gene encoding inositol polyphosphate 1-phosphatase produces the protein MAQQLLRLLLRVSEKAANVARICRQETPLFELLVQEKTGEDKNKKFVRDFKTLADVVIQEMIRHDVCVQFPELKGFIHGEESNKFDNGLGESVLVTVCALEEETATMLATVLDGNHKAASLLAAAIHQDLQLTDEMAESLELPLHPSDLALWIDPIDATSQYIKGQVEVVAEGEICPSGLQCALVLIGAYLRATGEPVIGVINQPFAERDLVSQSWKGQHFWGVSCGSINAFSIPKPICHTAEESLSIVLSSSEKQVVKDALTPLCGGRFIYAAGAGYKTLCVILNLADVYVLSEGSTFKWDSCASHALLRAMGGGVIDLKESLLSFEKDESPRELTYHQARPGSQGAERWANHGGLIAYLDNNKLKTVIGALLGKL, from the exons ATGGCCCAGCAGCTACTGAGATTGCTTCTGCGCGTGTCGGAAAAGGCAGCCAACGTCGCTCGCATCTGCAGGCAGGAGACACCGCTGTTTGAGCTGCTCGTGCAGGAGAAGACAGGAGAGGACAAGAACAAGAAGTTCGTTCGGGACTTCAAGACGCTTGCAGATGTCGTGATCCAGGAAATGATCAGACACGATGTTTGTGTACAG TTTCCTGAACTTAAAGGCTTTATCCATGGAGAGGAGTCCAACAAGTTTGATAATGGACTAG GAGAAAGCGTGCTGGTGACAGTGTGTGCTCTTGAGGAAGAGACGGCAACAATGCTGGCCACAGTGCTGGATGGAAACCACAAAGCAGCCAGCCTCCTGGCTGCAGCAATCCATCAGGACCTTCAGCTCACAGATGAAATGGCAGAAAGCTTGGAGCTGCCCTTACACCCAAGTGATCTGGCCCTTTGGATCGATCCCATTG ATGCCACCAGCCAATACATTAAAGGGCAGGTGGAGGTGGTTGCAGAAGGGGAGATCTGTCCATCTGGTCTACAGTGTGCCCTGGTCCTCATTGGGGCCTATTTGCGTGCCACTGGGGAGCCTGTCATCGGAGTCATTAACCAACCTTTTGCTGAAAGAGATCTTGTAAGCCAAAG CTGGAAAGGCCAGCACTTCTGGGGAGTGTCTTGTGGCAGCATTAATGCATTCTCAATACCCAAGCCAATCTGTCACACGGCAGAAGAAAGCCTCTCCATAGTCTTGAGTTCCAGTGAGAAGCAGGTGGTAAAAGACGCCCTGACACCCCTTTGTGGCGGGAGGTTCATCTATGCAGCTGGAGCTGGCTACAAAACTCTGTGCGTGATCCTCAATCTGGCAGATGTGTACGTTCTTTCTGAAGGAAGTACCTTCAAATGGGATTCCTGTGCCTCACATGCATTGCTGAGAGCAATGGGTGGAGGGGTCATCGATCTTAAGGAGTCTCTCCTCTCTTTTGAGAAAGATGAGAGTCCAAGAGAACTGACCTACCACCAAGCAAGGCCAGGGAGTCAGGGAGCTGAGCGTTGGGCTAATCATGGTGGACTGATTGCATACCTGGATAATAATAAGCTAAAGACAGTAATTGGAGCACTTTTAGGCAAGCTATAA